aaagagcagcatgaacatttaaatttatattaagtaCATGTTGACATATTTTAATTCTGGGGTTCAAATTTAAATCACTTTTATGAAGAAACTGGAAAAAACTCACCTGAGGACAATCACATTTCATTCAAAGTGTATGCAGTGGTCTACTTTCAGACACTAAGGAAAGGAAATATTTTAGGGTCAGTATTTCATTAATGTTACAGCATTTAGTGAGAAAGGTTAACTGGATTTAGGCCTAGTTGTGACATtacaattcaaatagaaattcTTACTGTTAGGTGGCTCTAATTCTTTGCTGTTTCGTCTTATAGGTTTGTGGATCCCATGTGATTCACCGGCTTGAGAATGTTCTCTGCTTTTTAGTTCTCCTTCACATTCATCTAGAGGTCTGTTTTTGTCTTCTGCCACtatagtaaaaacaaacaaacaaacaaacaaacaaaacaatttcacatatgttaatgattataatgactGTCCAGTGAAAAGTCAGATGACagacaataaaaatacttaCCGGAGGGATCTTCTGCTGTGCTCTGATGATGTTCGCTAGATCCAGGATCCCTCTGTCTCACTTTTCTCTCTCTGATCTCCAACTGCTTCTCTCGTTCATCCAGAATTCTCTGTCTGTCATCCAATTCCTTGACTCTTCTATCCAGTTTTCTCTGTTTCTCATGCAGCTCATTTTCTTTGACTTGTACTTCTTCCTCTCTCTGGATCACATTATACTGTTTTGTAACTTTTGCTTCAGTCAGATTACTTTGTAGTTGCTTTACCTGGTCCTTGAGCTGTTCCACTTCTCTCTGAAGtttttctttgtctgtttgaagTTTGTCTTTGCCATCTTTTAAGtatttctctctgtctttgtAAATGATCAGCTTTTTGTTTAGCTTCTGGAAGTCCTcctttgtctgtttttctctgCTTTCGAGGGCATCCAACTCATTGCATAGCTGattctctctgtctttcatAGCATTCATCTTTGCCTCATACTcagtttcaaaataattttcagCTCTTCTGAAACACTCCAAATGATCTGtaaaaaaatcactgtttttcCACTGTGCCATTGcctctgtttttttaaataactgatgaACACTTTCATCAGTGTTCTGTAAAATGTGGTATCTGCCTCCACACATTTTCAAACAGTAGTTcttttttggattattgtgcttagcctcatttataaataataccaTGCAATAGTCCAAGACCTCCTCCCTGAACACATCACTGAGAGCATGTAAAAGGTAA
The window above is part of the Labeo rohita strain BAU-BD-2019 unplaced genomic scaffold, IGBB_LRoh.1.0 scaffold_2752, whole genome shotgun sequence genome. Proteins encoded here:
- the LOC127160008 gene encoding uncharacterized protein LOC127160008, producing the protein MVLGGDDELMDKACATILGERENTDAFKFGEWKPREAQVCGRQVSVLKTPCGWLEHLKSYFFFSKRVKSLKNELQYFESLLFPGPHAFLLVHKDVKNSGRENYLLHALSDVFREEVLDYCMVLFINEAKHNNPKKNYCLKMCGGRYHILQNTDESVHQLFKKTEAMAQWKNSDFFTDHLECFRRAENYFETEYEAKMNAMKDRENQLCNELDALESREKQTKEDFQKLNKKLIIYKDREKYLKDGKDKLQTDKEKLQREVEQLKDQVKQLQSNLTEAKVTKQYNVIQREEEVQVKENELHEKQRKLDRRVKELDDRQRILDEREKQLEIRERKVRQRDPGSSEHHQSTAEDPSVAEDKNRPLDECEGELKSREHSQAGESHGIHKPIRRNSKELEPPNMSESRPLHTL